The Nitrospirota bacterium genomic interval CGCCGCCGCCTCCGCCTGAGCCCGTCGCCGCTCCGCCGCCTTCACCGGTGGAACGGCCGGCCTCCGCGCCGGTCGATACGACGCCGTTCGCCATCGGAAAAGGCCGGGGGAAATTCTCCGGCTATGCAGATTTGTTGACCGCCGCGATCCAGCAACACTATGTGCAGCCCCCCGCGCTCCCGGACAATCTGGATTACGCCGTGCTCTGTGAGCTCGTCCTCGACGACGAAGGGCATGTCCTCGAATACCGGCTCGTGAATTCGTCCGGCAGTCTCCTGTTCGATCAGTCCGCGCTCGATGCGCTTTCCAAACTCAAGCAAGTCAGGCCGCCTCCGCCGGGCGCCGACCACCGCATCATCGTGAAGTTCTTTCCCCCGGCGTGAAAGGCTCACCCAACAGAGAATCCTTCTGCCCCTATTTATCGGGTCGCGGCGAGAGAATCGTTCCGTTGTCGGACAACCGTAGCCGGAGCCACCCGCGTCCGTTCGTGGTCAGCCTGAGGTCGGCAGAGGCGTTTAATCGCGGAGCTTGTAGCCGACACACCAGACGGTAGCAATCAAAGACGGGTCTCCCCCCAGGGCACGGAGCTTTTTCCGAATCCGCGCGATGTGCGCGTCGATGACTCGCGGACTCGGCGGCGCGCCGGCGATGTGAAAAGCGTCCATCAACTCTCTTCGACGGAACAACTTGCCGGGGGAAGAGGCGAGCGTCCAAAGCAGAACGAACTCTCTCGGTGTCAATCGGATCTTCCGCCGCCCCCGTTGAACCGTGCGATCCGGCGCGGACAGGCGCAACCCGCCTATGACGATCTTCCGTGTGCTCACGCTCGATCTTCACAATTTCTTAACTTGATGAAGCAAGCCAACCGGCCTATAGAACCACGCAGCGGTTACAAAGACATCAAGCTACGATCAGGTGACGATCACAGCGGAAGACCCGTCTCAAAGGAGGTGCGCTCATGTCGTTGCTCGAGGATGTCACAAAAGGGTCCCTGTCGACGATTCTGGTCGGGGTTGCAGCGGCCATCGTGGCTCCGACGGTGTTGCCGGCCCTGGCTTCAGGTTTTCGTCCATTGGCCAAAGCCGCCGTGAAAGGCGGGCTTATGATCTACGATGCGGTAAAGGAAACCGTCGCGGAGGCCGGCGAACAGCTCAATGATCTGGTGGCGGAGGCAAGGTCCGAAATGGCCGAGTCCGCGACGGAAGCAGAAGCCGCCGCGACATCGCGCAAACGAAAGAGTGAATGAGGGGGGTCGCCCCCTGCATCCCGCACGAGGGGCGATGGAAGTCGGAACGGAAGGACATGATACGAGCCGACGACATCAGTTTGGTCCACGCGCTCCCGGGAC includes:
- a CDS encoding DUF5132 domain-containing protein, whose amino-acid sequence is MSLLEDVTKGSLSTILVGVAAAIVAPTVLPALASGFRPLAKAAVKGGLMIYDAVKETVAEAGEQLNDLVAEARSEMAESATEAEAAATSRKRKSE
- a CDS encoding TonB family protein, which produces MPGYTGFQKKKTKLGTTLLIVALIHVGIAAGLYWLSQTEFGQSLIKVYKLDAFMKQEKPPEPPPPPEPEPEPPPPPPKPEPKQEAPPPPPEPVAAPPPSPVERPASAPVDTTPFAIGKGRGKFSGYADLLTAAIQQHYVQPPALPDNLDYAVLCELVLDDEGHVLEYRLVNSSGSLLFDQSALDALSKLKQVRPPPPGADHRIIVKFFPPA
- a CDS encoding winged helix-turn-helix domain-containing protein; amino-acid sequence: MSTRKIVIGGLRLSAPDRTVQRGRRKIRLTPREFVLLWTLASSPGKLFRRRELMDAFHIAGAPPSPRVIDAHIARIRKKLRALGGDPSLIATVWCVGYKLRD